Within the Salvia hispanica cultivar TCC Black 2014 chromosome 4, UniMelb_Shisp_WGS_1.0, whole genome shotgun sequence genome, the region agacaatgaagagagaataaagtaaggaaGAGTAGAGTAAGTAAAAATACatatgttgattttttattaaaaatgaaaatgactatactactataaatacaccaaaatggcaaaatgactccatTAAAAAGAACATAGCATAATGAATGTGAAATTTGTACGAAAATAATACCAAtacaaaataaactaattgtAAGTTGAGTCAAGGAAAACTTCattacaaattttgtttcGATAGGTTTTATGTCAAAATCCGACCCAAACTTACGAAATCAACAGAATCCTTAAATCGAACCAAACACAATCGAGTAACTATATAATACACCCACTAGGTTATACAGATCTCGAGGTTCATCACCTCAAACTTGATCTACAAAATAAGTAACtatctatttttatcattGTTGACTTTCATCCATGACCAAAACCATCTATAAATAGGATCCACCACACACCACAATACACCACCACACTCAAAGCAAAACCCTAATCAAAAGCAATGGCTACTTCCctccaaaccctaatttctcTTCTTTCCGCCACAGCCCTAATTTTCCTCACCATGGCAACCGCGAAGCGTCCGCCCCCCAAAGGGACGGTCTCCTTCTCGTACGACTTCCACGGCGTGCAACCAACTGACCTAACCTTCCAAGGCGACGCCCATTTCCCATCCCAAGACTCTTACCTCCGCCTAACAAACACCAACGAAAACGGCAACGCACTAGAACTCCGCGTCGGCCGAGTCTTGTACACCAATCCAATTACATTTTTGGGGAAACGGGGGAAAGCCAGCTTCGAATCCACCGTGAAATTCATCATCACGCCCAACACCAATTACGAGTACCCACCGGCTGACGGCCTCGTCTTCTTCATCACGGCCCCCAACTCCACCCCCAACGAGCCCGGTGGCAGCTTCGGAGTCTTTGACCAATCCGGCAAAAACCCCTTGGTTTTCGCAGTGGAATTCGACATCTTCATCAATGAAGATTTCGATCCAAACTATCGCCACGTTGGGATCGACATCCAGTCTCAGGTATCCAGCAACACTACCGCGGTCGACGACGCGATCGTCGGTCAGGCGGTGACTGCCACCATCAACTACAATGCAGCCACCAATTTGATAAGCGTTTGTGGCAGCGCCGGTGGGAAGGCCTTTGAGGTGAGCTATGTGTATGATTTGAGCTCGTTTCTTCCTGAGCAGGTTCAGGTCGGGATCTCCGGCGCCACCGGAGGATTATCCGCCATTCATGATCTCATCTCTTGGTCTTTCACTTCCACCATGGGGCACAAGAAGCACAATTGagatcttttattattttagtttgtgtTACAAATAAGGTTAAGTGATGGAGTGTGCTCTAAATAAGTCAGGAATGATATAAAATGTGATGtttcttttcttaaaattttacttgTTTCGTAATGTATTTGTAAAATGCTGATGTCattaagaaaatatacatGACATCCTGTGTTACCAATAATAGtatgttttctgtttttgtattttcatacACACCATGGGCATATATCAAATAATACATCAGGCTCTggaataataatttatcaatgCCGAAAAAGTCATAATATGGACTTCATTGTTGAAAATGTTGTTTAGGAATTGCTCATTACTTGctttctaaaataatttattttgtgtgtagaTTTGTTTGGTTTAAATAAATCAGTTTTACTAAAACAGATAGCACCATGAAGAAATTCATTTGATGAGATTAGTTACATCTTGTTGAAATCGAGTCCTTTTCAATCGGACTACTATCTCAATATCTGAATTTAtccattaaaatttttactatttgCATATCTGTCTATTAGAAATGAACCACTTACCCTCTTAAATGTCTTTTAAGACTATAAGAGGAAGAATTATCTACacgtatataaatatagaaatgaaaatattttaatacgcCCCTGCACGTGTGGaccggaatgacacatcggatTTTCATCACATGGGTTTGAACACGCCCCGCATAATAGCACAAGACAacagataaagagataaaacTTATCAAAGACTTGGGTCTAATACCATAATAGAAATGAGTCACTTACCCACTGACTTCCATCACATGAGTAggcaagaaaaaagataaagagataaaacCTATTATAGACTTGAGTCTACTCTGATACCATAATAGAAACGGGTCATTTACTCCATTAAAAGATCTCATAAGAGAGAatggttatccacacttatatagactAGATGATATCTTCATCAAATCGACGTGAGACAAAATTTAAACGATTTGTACACTGTCAAAGCCAACTTTGATCTCAGTTTTCATCATTTTGTACAATAcaattatttgttgttttacGCATAAACCTACAAACTGTTAAACATTACATAAGAGCAAGAAATACTACTAGAAATAGTTTGTgttcttaattttatgttttgcatatatatttgaataattattaatacCACTCTCATCGCATTTAATGTCACCTGAGATTAAATtgtctaattatttttctaaatactTAAATGTCTCGAATACTTGCTTGTCtttaatatgattttttagtttttttaatttaattttaataatataataatgttactctctctgtttcttcatagttgagtcatttttccatttcaggaggtttcttcatagttgagtcattttcatatatggtaaaaaaaaaattcttttttactttactctctcttatttttttatctatttatttaacacacccaacattcatttctaaaactctgtgtcgaaaagttccgcctcaactatgaagaaacggaaggagtattattttagaattttcagCGATAACATCACAGCAGTATTGATTGACATCAGATTATTAGGGTTGACTTCGATACTTcgaaatttattattctaaaaGCGGTTTATGCATGTGGTTTTTATCATAttaaaaaacatcaaaaccTGAAATAAATGTGTTCAGATTGGTAAATAGGTTTCCGtgtcactaatttaatttagggtTAGCTGTAATTAAGCGAGTGCGTAGTATATGGCAAGTTGACCTGGACAAGTTGCTAATATTCATATTGatatatgtttaattaatgaataaaaaatggaaaaaagtaagtcCATTCtcatttctaatttaattacgaTTTGGGAATCATAGAAATAATTCgatattatgataatttttatagCGGTATTTTGGCATCTCAAACTAGTTATGCTCCACAAtagatttaataaatgaatctATTACAATGGAATGAGTTTAAGCTTAATACTGATATGTAGTAACAACGAATATCAcccaaaaatattatgttagGCGCCGACGACGAGTGTGTAAAGTGATACTCACTACTCTGAAGTTTGATCTAAAGAATTCGgggaaagaataaattaagaaagtcAAACTAACACAAAAACTATAGCTAGATTAATTGGATGGAGGCCTCATTAATTGCAGTACTTAATATAATGAGATAGtgaaaatatcttttatttcgACTTTAAGAAAGAGCAATGCAAAAGCATCTCCCCATTTTGATTCTATTCCATCGTCTATATTTTTTACAGTTCATTATCGATGTATGCCACATTTGAATCCAGAAAAATGGAGCGAAATGATacgatgaaaattaaatactccctccgtccaagaGAAATAGAGCTATTCTGTTTTTATCccttgttttggaaaaatgataataaatagttaaagtggagagaaagaaaagtaagagagagaataatatagagaagtcTATtgtctatattattctctctcttacttttctttctatccattttaactatttattactcctatcatttttccaaaacgagGAATAAAAATGGAATAGTCCtgtttttcgtggacggaggaagtataataCTTCAAATATCACTAGAATTTGTTGGTCATGACAAATGATTTGGACGATTATTCCTACCTTGAAAAtgcttcaaattttttttatttggatccGTAGTGAAGGTGGACCTTTCATTGAATATCACCAAATTGTCGTTTGTTAAGGACCTTCTCCTTAACTGCGATCTGCAGCGTGTTTGCGGTGATCGAAAAGAGTTCCGGCGCCCTTCGTCGGGTCGGCGGAAATAATAGTTTCGAGTTGTGCGCGGGTTCCTCCCATCGGGCAACGCGATAACTAGGCGGCTGATAGAATACTCCATCGTCCAATCAGGATCGGCGGAGGGAATCCAAATTAGGATTGGAAAACATACGTTATCTTTggggagaaataataattcttattcattgattgaatgaatgaatacaatatctcctatttataagacTAGAATactaagaaataaatatctaaacaaatatagaaaagatacgataaatcaaaatataactaaataattgggATTTCTAAAGATATGATATGGgatcgtatcaactcccccacggttaaaatccaccttgtcctcaaggtggaaacCACGAAGCAACGAAGAGTTGAAAGAAGAATCTTTGGCGAATAATCTCTTCCCGGATCAAACACACACCGAGCAGCTGAGCGTTTCCCTTCATCATCTCCATTAAATTTTCGAGCATTAGTGAAGACAACATGTTTGACAAACACGTGTAGCTCGATGCGAAAGTTTTCTGCGGCGGAAAACAAGCACTTGATAACTTCTTCTAGTGGCAGCTATTTCTCGCTCTCATGTAAATCCGAATTTTCCATCTGCATAGCAAGAAATCCATACTTTCGTTTGCTAAAACTGACAAATATACCAGGATCGAATGCGCGCAAAATGATCACTTTGATCATCCCAAATATATCATTGTCTTCCTCATCTTTACTCCCCACTAAACCCTTCGGTCCCATCTcattttctttccatttatCTTCAACAATGTTCTTCTCTCCCACAACATCATTAGAACAAGGCACAACTTTCTATATCAAACCATACTCATCAACATTTTGCAGATTCGTATGCCGCTCCTTTGACCTTGAGCTCGTGACAGCAGCTTGCGGAAGACGATCAAAAGCCAACAATGGAGCGTTCTCCGGCAGCGATTGCAAGGGCTGAGAAGGTCCTGAAGTAGAGTAGGGCAGCAGCTCCAAGGGCGGTGGAGGACTCGGCTGCTGTGGCTGGCAATCTGATCTGGGCAGCGTTGGCGGCGGTTGGTAGTCTTGGTGGGGCTGCTTTGCGACAATGGTGGCTGGTTGGGGCAGATTCGAATATCGGACAGCAGCTGCAACGGGCGGCGACGCTACTAAATTGCAGTGACTCATCATGCTCGAGCGTTGTAGTGATTGGAGATCCGACCTGCAACTGGTATACTCGATGGTGCGGTGTGGCGGTGGAACCGATGAGACATTTGGGGGTAAACCCGACATCACAAAAGAAACCAGGATCGGCGGAGGGAATTCAAATTAGGATTGGAAAACACACGTTATCTTTGGGGAGAAATAATCATTCTTATTCATTGATTGAATGAATGAATACaatatctcctatttataagacTAGGATACtaagaaacaaatatctaaacaaatatagaaaagatacggtaaattaaaatataactaaataattgagaTTTCTAAAGATATGATATGGGATCGTATCATCGTTCAAACAGTCATTTCTCATCTTATTTCGTTGTTTCTTCTTGACAACTTTCGTAGCAGAAAACACTTTTTCAACAGATGCAATCACGACAGGTATAAGACTAATATCAATTGAATCAAGGGATAGAAAATTTGATCTTTCTTTGTTTCAACAATAATAAAGACTCCAAATCTTCAACGCCTATCATGTATGCATCTCTTCTCACAACGTCGACAAAAATTTGAAGTTGTTGAGATAACATCTACGAAAGTCCTAAATTTCACCAGCTTCATGAGGCAGTGTTGAGCGTTCCTGAAGGGAGAGATCTCAGATATGGATGCACCACTTGATGTTCCAGCAGAGAGGCCAGGGACTCTAGTTAGCTCAGCTTGGGTTGggtttattttaaatataattgcaGATTAATTGCTTAATTTCTCCCGGGCCTATTAGATTGCTTGGTTAATTGGTCTTGGCACAAAGGAGAggattaatttgattttgctttAGTTAATTAGGTTGGGTTGGCCTCattttaaacttaattaaaGATGAATTGCTCGGTTTGGgctaatttttgttttcccttatagttgaaaatttattcaattttttttgaaaatttccagTTAAAACATAATTCCAACAAACCATTATGGTCTCTTGATACTAAATAATGCGAAGTGATTAGTGATCCAATCTCCTGCTTTTAAAACTATTCTTAACTACTACTCAACTATATAAGTACTATTTGCATTAAGTAGTacataaattttggaaaaaaaaatcaaaaaattttattaaaaaaaattattaaaaagttaaGGTGGTAGAAGCTA harbors:
- the LOC125220533 gene encoding agglutinin-2-like; amino-acid sequence: MATSLQTLISLLSATALIFLTMATAKRPPPKGTVSFSYDFHGVQPTDLTFQGDAHFPSQDSYLRLTNTNENGNALELRVGRVLYTNPITFLGKRGKASFESTVKFIITPNTNYEYPPADGLVFFITAPNSTPNEPGGSFGVFDQSGKNPLVFAVEFDIFINEDFDPNYRHVGIDIQSQVSSNTTAVDDAIVGQAVTATINYNAATNLISVCGSAGGKAFEVSYVYDLSSFLPEQVQVGISGATGGLSAIHDLISWSFTSTMGHKKHN